One window of Candidatus Regiella endosymbiont of Tuberolachnus salignus genomic DNA carries:
- the tuf gene encoding elongation factor Tu, protein MSKEKFERTKPHINVGTIGHVDHGKTTLTAAITTVLAKKYGGSAKAFDQIDNAPEEKARGITINTSHVEYDTEKRHYAHVDCPGHADYVKNMITGAAQMDGAILVVAATDGPMPQTREHILLGRQVGVPYMIVFMNKCDMVDDQELLELVEMEVRDLLTEYGFPGDDTPVIKGSALRALEGKEAEWEEKIIELAEALDNYIPEPERAIDQPFLLPIEDVFSISGRGTVVTGRVEKGIIKVGEEVEIVGIKSTTKTTCTGVEMFRKLLDEGRAGENVGILLRGTKREEIERGQVLCKPKSITPHTKFEAEVYILTKDEGGRHTAFFSNYRPQFYFRTTDVTGSIKLPEGIEMVMPGDKIKLTVTLISPIAMDESLKFSIREGGKTVGAGVVTKIIE, encoded by the coding sequence GTGTCTAAAGAAAAATTTGAACGTACAAAACCGCATATTAATGTAGGTACCATTGGTCACGTTGATCATGGTAAAACAACCTTAACCGCTGCCATTACTACCGTATTGGCCAAAAAGTATGGCGGTAGTGCAAAGGCATTTGATCAGATAGATAACGCGCCGGAAGAAAAAGCACGCGGAATTACTATCAATACCTCTCATGTTGAATATGACACGGAAAAACGCCATTATGCACATGTTGACTGCCCAGGGCATGCCGATTACGTGAAAAACATGATCACCGGTGCCGCTCAAATGGATGGGGCAATTTTGGTTGTTGCCGCAACTGATGGTCCCATGCCGCAAACACGTGAACACATCTTGTTAGGCCGTCAAGTCGGCGTTCCTTACATGATCGTATTTATGAATAAATGCGACATGGTTGACGATCAAGAATTGTTAGAATTGGTTGAAATGGAAGTTCGTGATTTGCTGACTGAGTATGGTTTTCCTGGTGATGATACCCCGGTGATTAAAGGCTCAGCGCTAAGAGCACTAGAAGGTAAAGAAGCAGAGTGGGAAGAGAAAATCATCGAACTTGCTGAAGCCTTAGATAACTACATCCCTGAACCAGAGCGTGCTATTGATCAGCCATTTTTGTTACCTATTGAAGATGTCTTCTCTATTTCTGGCCGTGGCACTGTAGTAACCGGTCGTGTAGAAAAGGGGATTATCAAAGTCGGTGAAGAAGTGGAAATTGTCGGTATTAAATCTACAACTAAGACTACCTGTACCGGTGTTGAAATGTTCCGCAAACTACTAGATGAAGGCCGTGCTGGTGAAAACGTAGGTATTTTGCTCCGTGGAACCAAACGTGAAGAGATCGAACGCGGTCAGGTTTTATGTAAGCCAAAAAGTATTACCCCTCACACTAAATTTGAAGCAGAGGTTTATATTTTAACCAAAGACGAAGGTGGTCGTCATACAGCTTTCTTTAGTAATTACCGCCCTCAGTTTTACTTCCGCACCACGGATGTAACCGGTAGCATCAAGTTGCCAGAAGGGATTGAAATGGTCATGCCAGGTGACAAAATAAAACTAACGGTTACCTTAATTTCCCCCATCGCGATGGACGAAAGCTTAAAGTTTTCCATTCGTGAAGGTGGCAAGACTGTGGGCGCAGGTGTAGTGACTAAAATTATCGAGTAA
- the rpsJ gene encoding 30S ribosomal protein S10, whose product MQKQRIRIRLKAFDHLLIDRSTDEIVRTAKGTGAQVRGPIPLPTRKERFTILISPHVNKDARDQYEILTHKRLIDIVEPTEKTVDALMRLDLAAGVDVQISLG is encoded by the coding sequence ATGCAGAAGCAAAGAATCCGTATTCGTCTAAAAGCGTTTGATCATCTCTTGATTGATCGATCCACCGATGAAATTGTCCGAACGGCAAAGGGTACTGGTGCGCAAGTTCGGGGTCCTATTCCGCTGCCGACCCGCAAAGAGCGTTTTACCATCCTGATTTCTCCACACGTCAATAAAGACGCCCGTGATCAGTATGAAATTCTTACTCATAAGCGTCTGATTGACATCGTTGAGCCAACCGAGAAAACCGTTGATGCTCTGATGCGTCTGGATCTGGCTGCCGGTGTCGATGTGCAGATCAGCCTGGGTTAA
- the rplC gene encoding 50S ribosomal protein L3 produces the protein MTSKNEMGLIGKKLGMTRIFTEEGVSIPVTVIEIEANRVTEVKTLDTDGYSAIQVTTGTKKIRCKDIRKNKKEEVEVKVFNRHAINKASAGHFLGTKTTREQKPDRDNPEKINIEKKILQNKTPVMAGRGLWEFRIAEAQKFSRGEEITVEIFADVKKVDVTGTSKGKGFAGVVKRWNFRTQDATHGNSLSHRAPGSIGQNQTPGKVFKGKKMAGHLGDERVTVQSLDVVRVDAERNLLLVKGAVPGATGGNLIVKPAVKA, from the coding sequence ATGACTAGTAAAAATGAAATGGGTTTAATCGGTAAAAAATTGGGTATGACACGTATCTTCACAGAAGAAGGTGTTTCAATCCCAGTCACTGTTATCGAAATTGAAGCAAACAGAGTGACTGAGGTTAAGACCTTGGATACAGATGGTTATTCTGCTATTCAAGTCACTACTGGTACTAAAAAAATCAGGTGTAAGGATATCCGGAAAAACAAAAAGGAAGAAGTTGAAGTTAAAGTTTTTAACAGACACGCAATTAATAAAGCCTCAGCAGGCCATTTTTTGGGAACTAAGACTACCCGTGAACAAAAACCAGACCGGGATAATCCTGAAAAAATAAATATAGAAAAGAAAATATTACAAAATAAAACACCGGTAATGGCTGGCCGTGGGTTGTGGGAATTTCGGATAGCAGAAGCCCAAAAATTTTCGCGTGGCGAAGAAATAACCGTTGAAATTTTCGCCGATGTTAAAAAAGTTGACGTTACTGGAACATCGAAAGGTAAAGGTTTTGCAGGGGTAGTAAAGCGCTGGAACTTCCGTACTCAAGATGCCACCCACGGTAACTCTTTGTCTCACCGTGCACCGGGTTCTATCGGTCAGAATCAGACGCCGGGAAAAGTATTTAAAGGCAAAAAAATGGCAGGTCACCTGGGTGATGAACGTGTAACCGTTCAAAGTTTAGATGTAGTGCGTGTTGATGCTGAGCGCAACTTACTGCTGGTCAAAGGTGCTGTACCGGGAGCAACCGGTGGTAACCTGATCGTTAAACCTGCTGTCAAGGCGTAG
- the rplD gene encoding 50S ribosomal protein L4, with the protein MELAIKDTQGVLTVSETTFGRVFNEALVHQVVVAYAAGARQGTRAQKTRAEVTGSGKKPWRQKGTGRARAGSVKSPIWRSGGVTFAAKPQDHSQKVNKKMYRGALKSILSELVRQDRLIVVKDFSVEAPKTKLLLQKLKEMALEDVLIVTKEVADNLFLAARNLYKVDVLDVAGIDPVSLIAFDKVVMTTDAVQQIEEMLT; encoded by the coding sequence ATGGAATTGGCAATAAAAGACACGCAAGGTGTGCTGACGGTTTCTGAAACTACCTTCGGGCGTGTGTTCAATGAGGCGCTAGTACATCAGGTGGTTGTTGCTTACGCAGCAGGCGCTCGTCAAGGTACTCGTGCTCAAAAAACGCGTGCTGAGGTGACAGGCTCCGGTAAAAAACCTTGGCGTCAAAAAGGTACTGGCCGTGCACGGGCTGGTTCTGTAAAGAGTCCAATCTGGCGTTCCGGTGGTGTAACTTTTGCCGCTAAGCCTCAGGATCACAGTCAAAAAGTTAATAAAAAGATGTACCGTGGTGCATTAAAAAGTATTCTGTCTGAGTTGGTACGCCAGGATCGTCTAATCGTCGTCAAAGATTTTTCTGTAGAAGCACCTAAGACTAAGCTATTACTGCAGAAACTGAAAGAAATGGCTCTGGAAGATGTGTTGATCGTAACTAAAGAAGTCGCTGATAATCTGTTCTTAGCCGCTCGTAATTTGTATAAAGTTGACGTTCTTGATGTTGCAGGTATCGATCCCGTCAGCCTGATCGCTTTTGACAAAGTGGTTATGACTACTGATGCAGTACAGCAAATTGAGGAGATGTTGACATGA
- the rplW gene encoding 50S ribosomal protein L23, which yields MIREERLLKVLCKPQVSEKATLVMEKHNTCVFKVMKDATKAEIKDAVSKLFEVKVKNVNTLLVKGKATRHGKHVGRRSDWKKAYITLEEGHTLDLSGSTE from the coding sequence ATGATCCGTGAAGAACGTCTGCTAAAAGTACTGTGTAAACCACAGGTATCGGAAAAAGCGACTCTAGTGATGGAGAAGCACAACACTTGCGTGTTTAAAGTCATGAAAGATGCGACTAAAGCAGAAATTAAAGACGCGGTGAGTAAATTATTCGAAGTCAAAGTCAAAAACGTAAACACCTTGCTAGTAAAAGGTAAGGCGACGCGTCATGGTAAGCATGTTGGTCGTCGTAGTGACTGGAAAAAAGCTTACATTACCTTGGAAGAAGGCCATACGCTGGATCTCAGCGGCAGCACAGAGTAA
- the rplB gene encoding 50S ribosomal protein L2: protein MVLLVKCKPTSPGRRHVVKVVNSELHKGKPYAPLLKKLSKSGGRNNNGRITTRHIGGGHKQHYRLVDFKRSKDDIPAVVERLEYDPNRSANIALILYRDGERRYILAPKGLKSGDSIQSGVDAPIKNGNCLPMIHIPVGTTVHNIEMKPGKGGQLARSAGAYVQIVAREDAYVTLRLRSGEMRKILADCRATIGEIGNAEHMLRVLGKAGASRWRGIRPTVRGTAMNPVDHPHGGGEGRNFGKHPVTPWGVQTKGKKTRNNKRTDKFIVRHRSKK, encoded by the coding sequence ATGGTACTACTTGTTAAATGTAAACCTACATCTCCGGGTCGTCGTCACGTTGTTAAAGTGGTGAACTCTGAGCTACACAAGGGTAAGCCATATGCCCCGCTGCTTAAAAAATTAAGCAAAAGCGGTGGCCGTAACAATAACGGTCGTATTACTACCCGTCATATCGGTGGTGGACATAAACAACATTATCGTCTAGTGGATTTTAAACGTAGTAAAGACGATATCCCAGCTGTGGTTGAACGCCTGGAGTACGATCCAAACCGTTCTGCCAATATTGCGTTAATTTTATATCGAGATGGTGAACGCCGTTATATATTAGCGCCAAAAGGGCTAAAGTCAGGTGATTCCATCCAATCAGGTGTTGACGCTCCTATAAAAAATGGAAACTGTCTACCGATGATCCACATACCAGTGGGTACAACAGTACACAACATAGAGATGAAACCAGGTAAAGGTGGCCAATTGGCACGTTCTGCTGGTGCTTACGTTCAAATTGTTGCTCGTGAAGATGCCTATGTTACCCTGCGTCTACGTTCTGGTGAAATGCGTAAAATTTTGGCTGATTGTCGCGCTACTATAGGTGAAATAGGAAATGCCGAACATATGTTACGTGTTTTGGGAAAAGCAGGTGCGAGTCGTTGGCGCGGTATCCGTCCCACTGTCCGTGGTACGGCGATGAACCCAGTCGATCACCCTCACGGTGGTGGTGAAGGTCGTAATTTTGGTAAACACCCAGTAACACCTTGGGGAGTTCAAACCAAAGGTAAAAAAACGCGGAATAACAAACGTACTGATAAATTCATCGTACGTCACCGTAGTAAAAAATAA
- the rpsS gene encoding 30S ribosomal protein S19: MPRSLKKGPFIDHHLLKKVEKALESGDKKPIKTWSRRSMIIPQMENLTIAIHNGRQHVPVFVSEEMIGHKLGEFASTRTYRGHVADKKVKKR, from the coding sequence ATGCCACGTTCTCTCAAGAAAGGTCCTTTTATAGACCATCACTTGCTGAAGAAGGTAGAGAAGGCGTTGGAAAGCGGAGATAAAAAGCCAATTAAAACTTGGTCCCGTCGTTCAATGATCATTCCACAAATGGAAAATTTGACTATCGCTATCCATAATGGTCGCCAGCATGTTCCCGTGTTTGTTTCCGAAGAAATGATCGGTCACAAATTAGGAGAATTTGCATCGACCCGTACTTATCGTGGCCATGTGGCCGATAAAAAGGTTAAAAAACGTTAA
- the rplV gene encoding 50S ribosomal protein L22, which yields METIAQHRHAHSSAQKVRLVADLVRGKPVAQALNILTYTNKKASALVKKVLQSAIANAEHNDGSDIDDLKVAKIFVDAGPSMKRTMPRAKGRADRILKRTSHITVIVSDKIAETLETSNGSKSKS from the coding sequence ATGGAAACTATCGCTCAACATCGCCACGCTCATTCTTCTGCTCAGAAGGTGCGTCTTGTGGCAGATCTGGTTCGTGGTAAACCAGTAGCGCAAGCTCTGAATATTCTGACTTATACCAATAAAAAGGCAAGTGCTTTGGTTAAGAAAGTGCTGCAGTCTGCTATTGCTAATGCAGAACACAACGATGGCTCTGACATAGATGATTTGAAAGTTGCAAAAATTTTCGTAGACGCGGGTCCTAGCATGAAAAGGACTATGCCTCGTGCAAAAGGCCGCGCTGATCGTATCCTAAAGCGTACCAGCCACATTACTGTGATCGTGTCTGATAAAATAGCTGAGACTCTGGAGACTAGCAATGGGTCAAAAAGTAAATCCTAA
- the rpsC gene encoding 30S ribosomal protein S3 has product MGQKVNPNGFRLGIVKDWDSTWYAVNDKEFADNLAGDKKIRQVLMEKLDKASVSRIVIERPAKSIRVTIYTARPGIVIGKRGEDVEELRKKVADIAAVPSQINIQEIRKPELDAKLVADSVASQLERRVMFRRAMKRAVQNAMRSGAKGIRINVSGRLGGAEIARTEWYREGRVPLHTLRADIDYSLSEAHTTYGVIGVKVWIFKGEILGLMHEVKKTADLNTSRPKEERQQEKRQQRKSNKKETR; this is encoded by the coding sequence ATGGGTCAAAAAGTAAATCCTAACGGCTTTAGGCTAGGTATTGTTAAAGATTGGGACTCTACCTGGTATGCTGTTAATGACAAAGAATTTGCTGACAATTTAGCCGGCGATAAGAAAATTCGTCAGGTTTTGATGGAGAAGTTAGACAAGGCATCTGTTTCTCGTATCGTTATCGAGCGCCCAGCAAAGAGCATCCGTGTAACTATTTATACCGCTCGACCTGGCATCGTTATCGGGAAAAGAGGTGAAGACGTAGAAGAGTTACGGAAGAAAGTAGCTGATATTGCTGCTGTACCTTCACAGATTAATATTCAAGAAATTCGTAAGCCTGAACTCGACGCAAAATTAGTCGCTGATAGTGTCGCTTCACAATTAGAGCGTCGTGTCATGTTCCGTCGTGCAATGAAACGTGCCGTACAAAACGCTATGCGATCTGGCGCTAAAGGTATCAGAATTAACGTCAGTGGCCGCCTTGGTGGTGCTGAAATTGCACGTACTGAATGGTATCGTGAAGGTCGTGTCCCCTTGCATACTTTGCGTGCGGATATTGATTACAGCCTCTCTGAAGCACATACCACGTACGGCGTTATTGGTGTTAAGGTATGGATCTTTAAAGGCGAGATTCTAGGTTTAATGCACGAAGTAAAAAAAACGGCAGATTTGAATACTTCTCGACCTAAAGAAGAGCGGCAACAAGAAAAACGGCAGCAGCGTAAAAGCAATAAAAAGGAGACTCGCTGA
- the rplP gene encoding 50S ribosomal protein L16, with protein sequence MLQPKRTKFRKMQKGRNRGVTIGAKVNFGDFGLKAYERGRLTARQIEAARRALARGIKRQGQIWTCVFPDKPITQKPLEVRMGKGKGNVEYWVALIQPGKMLFEMNGVSEETARAAFDLAKAKLPVKTTFVTKTVM encoded by the coding sequence ATGTTACAGCCAAAGCGTACAAAGTTTCGTAAAATGCAGAAAGGCCGCAATCGTGGTGTAACCATAGGTGCAAAAGTTAACTTTGGTGATTTTGGCTTGAAAGCTTATGAGCGCGGTCGTTTGACTGCTCGTCAAATTGAAGCAGCCCGTCGGGCGCTGGCACGTGGAATTAAGCGTCAAGGTCAAATTTGGACTTGTGTATTTCCAGACAAGCCTATCACCCAAAAACCACTAGAAGTACGAATGGGTAAAGGTAAAGGCAACGTAGAATATTGGGTTGCCCTAATTCAACCAGGAAAAATGTTGTTTGAAATGAATGGTGTTTCCGAAGAAACCGCCCGGGCAGCATTTGATTTAGCGAAAGCCAAGCTACCGGTAAAAACCACCTTTGTAACTAAAACGGTGATGTAA
- the rpmC gene encoding 50S ribosomal protein L29, with protein MRAQELREKNVEELKAKLLDLLREQFNMRMHAATGQHQRSDLFKKVRREVARVKTLLTEKQVCK; from the coding sequence ATGAGAGCACAAGAGCTGCGTGAAAAAAACGTTGAAGAGCTGAAAGCTAAACTGCTCGACCTGCTACGTGAGCAATTTAACATGCGCATGCATGCGGCTACAGGTCAGCACCAACGATCTGATTTGTTTAAAAAAGTCCGTCGAGAGGTTGCACGCGTTAAGACTTTACTGACAGAAAAGCAGGTGTGTAAATGA
- the rpsQ gene encoding 30S ribosomal protein S17 produces MSKKIRTMQGHVVSNKMEKSIVVTIERIVKHPIYGKFIKRTTKLHAHDEENQCSIGDIVTIRECRPLSKTKSWTLVAIIKKAIS; encoded by the coding sequence ATGAGTAAAAAAATCCGTACTATGCAAGGGCACGTAGTCAGTAACAAAATGGAGAAATCCATTGTTGTTACCATAGAGCGAATAGTGAAACATCCAATTTATGGTAAATTCATAAAACGTACGACGAAGCTGCATGCACATGACGAAGAAAATCAATGTAGTATCGGTGATATAGTAACGATCCGTGAATGCCGTCCACTGTCAAAGACTAAATCTTGGACTCTTGTTGCGATCATAAAAAAAGCGATCTCATAA
- the rplN gene encoding 50S ribosomal protein L14, translated as MIQGQTMLNVADNSGARRVMCIKVLGGSHRRYAGIGDIIKITIKEAIPRGKVKKGDVLKAVVVRTRRGVRRPDGSMIRFDSNACVILNNNNEQPIGTRVFGPVTRELRNEKFMKIISLAPEVL; from the coding sequence ATGATCCAAGGACAGACTATGCTGAACGTAGCCGACAACTCCGGTGCACGTCGCGTAATGTGTATCAAGGTTCTAGGTGGTTCGCACCGTCGTTACGCAGGCATCGGCGACATCATCAAAATCACCATCAAAGAAGCAATTCCTCGTGGCAAGGTGAAAAAAGGCGATGTACTGAAAGCGGTAGTGGTGCGCACTAGAAGGGGTGTACGTCGCCCAGATGGTTCTATGATTCGCTTCGATAGTAATGCTTGTGTTATTTTAAATAATAACAATGAGCAACCAATCGGTACCCGTGTTTTTGGGCCTGTGACTCGTGAACTGCGCAATGAAAAGTTCATGAAAATTATTTCTCTGGCACCAGAAGTACTCTAA
- the rplX gene encoding 50S ribosomal protein L24 has translation MAAKIRHNDEIIVLTGKDKGKRGKIKSVLPKGKVIVEGINLVKKHQKPVASLNKPGGIVTKEAAIEVSNVALFNATTGKADRVGFRFEDNKKVRYFKSNKETIK, from the coding sequence ATGGCAGCGAAAATCCGTCATAATGACGAAATTATCGTGTTAACCGGAAAAGATAAAGGTAAACGCGGGAAAATAAAGAGTGTTTTGCCTAAGGGTAAAGTTATTGTTGAAGGCATTAACCTGGTTAAAAAACACCAAAAACCAGTTGCCTCTTTGAATAAGCCTGGTGGCATTGTTACGAAAGAAGCGGCTATTGAAGTTTCTAACGTTGCATTATTTAATGCAACAACCGGCAAGGCTGACCGCGTAGGTTTTAGGTTTGAAGATAATAAAAAAGTACGTTATTTCAAATCTAATAAAGAAACTATAAAATAA
- the rplE gene encoding 50S ribosomal protein L5 — translation MAKLHDYYKDEVVKQLMEQCGYSSVMQVPRIEKIVLNMGVGETIADKKLLDNAAADLTAISGQKPLITKARKSVAGFKIRQGYPIGCKVTLRGKRMWQFFERLIAIAVPRIRDFRGLSPESFDGRGNYSMGVREQIIFPEIDYDKVDRIRGLDITIATTAKSDDEGRLLLAAFNFPFRK, via the coding sequence ATGGCGAAACTGCATGATTACTACAAAGATGAAGTAGTAAAACAACTGATGGAGCAATGTGGTTACAGTTCTGTCATGCAAGTCCCTCGGATCGAGAAGATCGTCCTGAACATGGGAGTTGGTGAGACAATAGCTGATAAAAAATTATTGGATAACGCCGCCGCTGATTTGACTGCAATCTCTGGCCAAAAACCGCTTATCACCAAAGCACGTAAATCTGTTGCAGGCTTTAAAATCCGTCAGGGCTATCCGATAGGCTGTAAAGTGACTTTACGTGGCAAACGTATGTGGCAATTTTTTGAACGTTTAATTGCTATTGCTGTCCCTCGTATTCGTGATTTTCGTGGTTTATCTCCTGAATCATTTGATGGACGTGGCAACTATAGCATGGGTGTTCGAGAGCAAATCATCTTCCCAGAAATTGACTATGATAAAGTTGATCGCATACGGGGTTTGGATATTACTATTGCTACCACTGCAAAATCTGATGATGAAGGTCGCTTATTGTTAGCGGCGTTTAACTTTCCATTTCGCAAGTAG
- the rpsN gene encoding 30S ribosomal protein S14, translated as MAKQSCKAREVVRVKMANKYREKREALKKIISAGMTISTDEKSSGNAVWDAVLKLQQLPRDSSPCRQRNRCRQTGRPHAVLRKFGLSRMKVREAAMRGEIPGLRKASW; from the coding sequence ATGGCTAAGCAATCATGTAAAGCACGCGAAGTTGTGCGTGTAAAAATGGCTAACAAATATCGAGAAAAACGCGAAGCATTAAAAAAAATTATCTCTGCGGGTATGACTATATCTACTGATGAAAAATCATCTGGTAATGCAGTTTGGGATGCTGTTCTTAAACTGCAGCAGCTACCGCGTGATTCCAGCCCGTGTCGCCAACGTAATCGCTGTCGTCAAACTGGTCGCCCGCACGCCGTCTTGCGAAAGTTTGGTTTGAGCCGTATGAAAGTCCGTGAAGCCGCTATGCGCGGTGAAATACCGGGTCTTAGAAAGGCTAGCTGGTAA